A window of the Nycticebus coucang isolate mNycCou1 chromosome 3, mNycCou1.pri, whole genome shotgun sequence genome harbors these coding sequences:
- the CASP14 gene encoding caspase-14, with amino-acid sequence MSGARLALTLCVTKAREGSEADLDALKRMFQHLRFESTMKRNPTAQQFQEELEKFQQAIDTREDPVSCAFVVLMAHGKEGFLIGEDGEMVKLEDLFEVLNNKNCQALRAKPKVYIVQACRGEQRDPGETVGGDKMVMMTDDSPHTIPTYTDALHVFSTVEGYIAYRHDQEGSCFIQILVEVFTERKGPILELLTEVTRRMAEAELVQEGKPRKANPEIQSTLRKKLYVQ; translated from the exons ATGTCAGGGGCCCGCTTGGCCTTAACGCTATGTGTCACCAAAGCCCGGGAAGGTTCAGAGGCAGACCTGGATGCCCTGAAACGCATGTTCCAACACCTGAGATTTGAAAGTACCATGAAGAGAAACCCCACTGCCCAG CAATTCCAGGAAGAGTTAGAAAAATTCCAGCAGGCCATAGATACCCGAGAGGACCCTGTCAGCTGTGCCTTTGTGGTGCTCATGGCGCACGGAAAGGAAGGCTTCCTCATAGGGGAAGATGGGGAAATGGTCAAGCTGGAGGACCTCTTCGAAGTCCTGAACAACAAGAACTGCCAGGCCCTGAGAGCCAAGCCCAAGGTGTACATCGTGCAGGCCTGTCGAGGAG AACAAAGGGACCCAGGAGAAACAGTAGGTGGAGATAAGATGGTGATGATGACAGATGACAGCCCCCATACCATCCCAACTTACACAGATGCCCTCCATGTCTTCTCCACGGTGGAGG GGTACATTGCCTACAGACACGATCAGGAAGGCTCCTGCTTCATCCAGATCTTAGTTGAAGTGTTCACAGAGAGGAAAGGACCCATCTTGGAGCTTCTGACAGAG GTGACCCGGCGGATGGCAGAAGCAGAGCTGGTTCAGGAAGGAAAACCAAGGAAAGCAAACCCGGAAATCCAAAGCACCCTCCGGAAAAAGCTCTATGTGCAGTAG